The following proteins are co-located in the Pseudomonadota bacterium genome:
- the trkA gene encoding Trk system potassium transporter TrkA, with translation MKIVISGSGEVGFHLAEQLVASHQDVVLIEKDPLRAKFVADHLDCLVVQGEGSNPSTLAEAGVEGADTFIAVSNLDEVNIVSCLMVANEFKVKTKIARVRSVQYRRSGILSHSLLGIDYVVNPEVEAARAIMNVVAYGATGEVLLFEDTDIQLRNIFIDEKSPFRNQTLRELRHEIRYNFIVAGISRGDEVIIPYGDTVIYEGDRVYIVSSHHSMERIFARTGRFRHKLHHVVVIGGGKIGCYVTEFLLATGRSVKIVEKDYQHCKYLAERFPEALVINEDIADEKLFEDEQLHLADLLVSTTPDEALNMLTAIYAKSMGVKRVVPVVNKSSYLNIADKLGIDATVSPKASSVSAILKYIRRGNVKRVHSIFDGKAEAIEFTVGNSSRMVGKMIKELSLPNGSLVVAVNRPQGAGSKNFVPHGEFVIEAGDNVVTFAKSEQVDSLEELFLH, from the coding sequence ATGAAAATCGTTATTTCCGGTTCCGGCGAGGTCGGCTTTCACCTCGCTGAACAGTTGGTAGCCAGCCATCAGGATGTCGTTCTGATAGAAAAAGATCCGCTGCGGGCCAAATTTGTCGCGGACCATCTGGATTGTCTGGTGGTTCAGGGAGAGGGCAGCAATCCTTCAACCCTGGCCGAGGCCGGGGTTGAAGGAGCCGATACCTTTATCGCGGTATCCAACCTGGACGAGGTCAACATCGTTTCCTGCCTGATGGTGGCCAATGAGTTCAAGGTTAAAACCAAAATCGCCCGGGTGCGCAGTGTTCAGTATCGCCGCAGCGGAATTTTGAGCCATTCGTTGCTGGGAATCGATTATGTGGTTAATCCGGAAGTTGAGGCCGCCCGCGCGATCATGAATGTCGTTGCCTATGGCGCGACCGGCGAGGTGCTGCTTTTCGAGGATACCGATATTCAGTTGCGCAATATCTTTATCGATGAAAAATCGCCCTTTCGTAACCAAACCCTGCGCGAACTCCGCCACGAAATCCGTTATAATTTTATTGTCGCCGGAATCAGTCGCGGCGACGAGGTGATTATTCCTTACGGGGACACCGTGATTTATGAAGGAGATCGGGTTTATATTGTTTCCAGCCATCACAGCATGGAGCGCATTTTTGCCCGGACCGGACGTTTTCGTCATAAACTGCACCATGTCGTGGTCATCGGCGGCGGTAAAATCGGCTGCTATGTAACAGAATTCCTGCTGGCCACCGGGCGCAGCGTCAAGATCGTGGAAAAGGATTACCAGCATTGTAAATATCTGGCGGAGCGTTTTCCTGAAGCCCTGGTCATCAATGAGGATATTGCCGATGAAAAGCTCTTCGAGGATGAACAGCTGCATCTGGCCGATCTTCTGGTTTCCACGACTCCGGACGAGGCCCTGAACATGCTGACGGCGATTTACGCCAAAAGCATGGGGGTCAAGAGAGTGGTGCCGGTGGTCAACAAATCAAGCTATCTTAATATCGCCGATAAACTCGGAATTGACGCCACGGTCAGCCCCAAGGCCAGCTCCGTCAGCGCCATCCTCAAGTATATTCGGCGGGGCAACGTCAAACGGGTGCATTCGATTTTCGACGGCAAGGCCGAAGCTATTGAATTTACGGTGGGAAACAGCAGTCGCATGGTCGGCAAAATGATCAAGGAGCTGTCCCTGCCCAACGGTTCGCTGGTGGTCGCGGTCAACCGGCCGCAGGGCGCGGGCAGTAAAAATTTTGTTCCCCATGGTGAATTTGTGATCGAGGCCGGTGATAATGTCGTGACCTTCGCCAAATCAGAGCAGGTCGATTCCCTGGAAGAGCTCTTTTTACATTGA
- a CDS encoding epoxyqueuosine reductase QueH, whose translation MKILLHCCCGPCAIYPIAQLRRQGHQLRAFFYNHIHPHTEWEKRRATLADWAAAENLPLIVDERYPLLEFLRNAAFRETRRCLFCYHDRLEKTARIAHKSGYDAYTTTLLYSKFQQHEKIVELGREIGHRYGVEFYYEDFRAGWRAGIEISKARGMYRQQYCGCIYSEGERYLGKPKLYAHSASEDPLQA comes from the coding sequence ATGAAAATTCTACTTCATTGCTGCTGCGGACCCTGCGCGATCTACCCGATCGCCCAGTTGCGCCGCCAGGGCCATCAACTCCGAGCCTTTTTTTACAACCACATCCATCCCCATACGGAATGGGAAAAACGGCGGGCGACCCTGGCCGACTGGGCGGCGGCGGAGAACCTGCCGCTGATTGTCGATGAACGTTACCCCCTGCTTGAATTTCTCCGCAATGCCGCCTTTCGCGAAACCCGGCGCTGCCTGTTCTGTTATCATGACCGCTTGGAAAAAACGGCCCGCATCGCCCATAAAAGCGGCTATGACGCCTACACCACCACCCTGCTTTACAGCAAATTTCAACAGCATGAAAAAATTGTCGAACTCGGCCGGGAAATCGGACACCGCTACGGGGTCGAATTTTATTACGAGGATTTCCGCGCCGGCTGGCGTGCAGGCATTGAGATTTCAAAAGCTCGAGGAATGTACCGGCAGCAATACTGCGGTTGCATTTACAGTGAAGGGGAACGCTATCTGGGCAAACCGAAACTTTACGCTCACAGCGCGTCCGAAGACCCGCTGCAAGCGTAA
- a CDS encoding methyl-accepting chemotaxis protein yields the protein MRVDEDPHVAQGRALLLNYLSPIEKGYLETLGLESFQLHFHLPTSRSFLHLWDKRQSKADDMSSFRETIGKIATPPHKALTGIEIGRGGFALRGIAPVRTVAGRYLGSVEVLSSYDPLVKSSIANRHETIAVYMNSEFLSIATLLKDQGKYPVVGGKYVRVTCTAAAISDGLVPSSLLDRGREGVAQEYRGNYMLTAFPVKDYQQRQIGVMVYVYDASERFSLRERTKWNIALLSLALLGIICLVLVLVLRTVTRPLEQAVGGLKEAADQVTLAAHEISGSSQILAESSSEQAAAAEETGSSLEDVASMARHNAENANSANLLSGQMD from the coding sequence TTGAGGGTCGATGAAGACCCGCACGTGGCTCAGGGCAGGGCCCTGCTGCTGAACTATTTATCCCCTATTGAGAAAGGCTATCTTGAGACCCTGGGGCTTGAGAGTTTTCAACTGCATTTTCACCTGCCGACCAGTCGCAGTTTTTTACATCTCTGGGATAAAAGACAGAGCAAAGCCGATGACATGAGTTCCTTTCGCGAGACCATCGGCAAAATCGCCACGCCGCCGCATAAAGCCCTGACCGGAATCGAGATCGGGCGCGGCGGCTTTGCCCTGCGCGGAATCGCCCCGGTCAGGACGGTCGCGGGCCGTTATCTGGGTTCGGTGGAAGTGCTTTCCAGTTACGATCCTCTGGTAAAGAGCTCAATCGCCAACCGGCACGAAACCATCGCGGTCTACATGAACAGCGAGTTTCTTTCCATCGCCACCCTGCTTAAAGACCAGGGCAAATATCCGGTCGTGGGCGGCAAATATGTGCGGGTCACCTGCACGGCGGCGGCGATCAGTGATGGTCTGGTGCCTTCCAGCCTTCTGGATCGTGGCCGGGAGGGGGTTGCTCAGGAATACCGGGGCAATTACATGCTGACGGCTTTCCCGGTCAAGGATTACCAGCAGCGGCAGATCGGAGTCATGGTTTATGTTTATGATGCGAGTGAGCGTTTCAGCTTGCGCGAACGGACCAAGTGGAATATCGCCCTGCTGTCCCTGGCCCTGCTCGGGATTATTTGTCTGGTGCTGGTTCTGGTCTTGCGGACGGTGACCAGGCCTCTGGAGCAGGCCGTCGGCGGACTCAAGGAAGCCGCCGATCAGGTGACCTTGGCCGCGCACGAGATTTCCGGTTCGAGTCAGATCCTGGCGGAAAGTTCATCCGAACAGGCGGCGGCGGCGGAAGAGACCGGATCTTCGCTCGAGGATGTCGCTTCCATGGCCCGCCACAACGCGGAAAACGCCAACTCGGCTAATCTTTTGTCCGGGCAGATGGATTAG
- a CDS encoding glutamate--tRNA ligase, translated as MSEEIRVRFAPSPTGYLHIGGARTAILNWLYARQNHGKLILRIEDTDTERSTAEMTQGILDGLVWLGIDWDEGPFYQSDFIAEHQAAAAALLASGHAYKCFCTKEELEAKREQARAAKDDFRYDRRCRRLSADEVASREAAGEPYVIRLKVPETEGAVVFDDAVYGTISKRYHDIEDFVIVRANGQPLYLLSNVVDDVRDRITHVIRGQDGLGNTPKQILLYQALGRKLPVFAHMSLTLDPQRAKISKRSHGELVAVHYYREHGFLPWALVNFLVLLGWSNPESREIFSYEELLEAFNFAGLNRANAIFNVDKNDPKFITDPKAINMNAHYLRTMPLAELAPYVRAELEKAGLWREAYDDAEWEWFLATVDLIRARYHLLTDFATLGRPYFSDDEEVVIEEKARHKNLDKFPGLREWLPQLAERLEALPAFDEAAVEETMRRLADEVGVKPGVIINGVRTMVTGQLAGPGIFEIITTMGRRRIVARLRRAGRVV; from the coding sequence ATGAGTGAAGAAATAAGAGTGCGTTTTGCGCCGAGTCCGACCGGCTATTTGCATATTGGCGGGGCCCGCACCGCGATCCTGAACTGGCTTTATGCCCGTCAGAATCATGGCAAACTGATCCTGAGAATTGAGGATACCGATACCGAGCGTTCGACCGCGGAGATGACTCAGGGTATTCTCGATGGTCTTGTCTGGCTTGGTATCGACTGGGATGAGGGGCCTTTTTATCAATCGGATTTTATTGCGGAGCATCAGGCCGCGGCGGCCGCGCTGCTGGCTTCCGGCCATGCCTACAAGTGTTTTTGCACCAAGGAGGAACTTGAAGCCAAAAGAGAACAGGCGCGGGCCGCGAAGGATGATTTTCGCTATGATCGCCGCTGCCGCCGGCTGAGCGCGGATGAAGTCGCGTCCCGGGAGGCGGCCGGTGAGCCCTACGTTATTCGTCTCAAGGTTCCGGAAACAGAGGGAGCCGTGGTCTTTGATGACGCCGTCTACGGCACCATCAGCAAACGCTATCATGATATCGAGGATTTTGTCATTGTCCGGGCCAACGGACAACCTCTTTATTTACTTTCCAATGTGGTTGATGACGTTCGCGATCGCATCACTCATGTCATTCGCGGGCAGGATGGTCTCGGCAATACTCCGAAACAGATTCTTTTGTATCAAGCCCTGGGCCGGAAACTGCCGGTTTTCGCGCATATGAGCCTGACTCTTGATCCGCAGAGAGCGAAAATCTCAAAACGCAGTCATGGCGAGCTGGTGGCGGTTCACTATTACCGCGAGCATGGTTTCCTGCCCTGGGCGCTGGTCAATTTTCTGGTGCTGTTGGGCTGGTCCAACCCCGAGTCGCGGGAAATCTTTTCTTACGAGGAACTGTTGGAGGCCTTTAACTTCGCCGGTCTGAATCGCGCCAATGCGATTTTTAATGTCGACAAGAATGATCCTAAATTCATTACCGATCCCAAAGCTATCAACATGAACGCCCATTATCTCAGGACGATGCCCTTGGCGGAGCTGGCGCCCTATGTCCGGGCCGAACTTGAGAAGGCCGGTCTCTGGCGCGAGGCCTATGACGACGCGGAGTGGGAGTGGTTCTTGGCGACGGTTGACCTGATTCGCGCCCGTTATCATTTGCTGACCGATTTCGCCACTCTCGGCCGGCCCTACTTCAGTGATGATGAAGAGGTCGTTATCGAGGAAAAGGCCAGACATAAGAATCTGGATAAGTTTCCCGGGTTGCGGGAGTGGCTGCCGCAGCTGGCGGAGCGTCTCGAAGCCTTGCCCGCTTTTGACGAGGCGGCGGTTGAAGAAACCATGCGCCGGCTGGCGGACGAGGTCGGGGTTAAGCCCGGAGTGATTATCAATGGGGTCCGGACCATGGTCACGGGCCAACTGGCCGGCCCCGGAATCTTTGAGATCATCACTACCATGGGCCGGCGGCGAATCGTGGCCCGCCTGCGTCGGGCCGGCCGGGTGGTTTAA
- the rfaP gene encoding lipopolysaccharide core heptose(I) kinase RfaP, whose protein sequence is MSQKTTTEIFVIPEAWRQGWLKDDPWQRIMSLSGTVYREKDGRRTLRFTIAGQSYFAKLHQGPGWRLFLKNLLRLKGFNPGAEPEWRAIEWLEKLKIPTTPLVAWGRRGQNPLTRESFVITRELKNTESLEDFCLSWKTNAPDPVLKRRLLSRVAKISGTLHRADMNHCDLYICHFLLELENGQVRNPADPILHLIDLHRVRRHHHLPRRWRIKDLAALYFSSFEIGLTLRDKLRFISLYSRQPWRVALDREAALWRRVEKRAQNFYREYQRRGPR, encoded by the coding sequence ATGTCCCAAAAAACTACAACCGAGATTTTTGTCATCCCCGAGGCCTGGCGCCAAGGCTGGCTCAAGGATGACCCCTGGCAACGGATAATGTCCCTGAGCGGTACGGTCTACCGGGAAAAAGACGGCCGCCGGACCCTGCGTTTCACGATTGCCGGGCAAAGCTATTTCGCTAAACTTCATCAAGGCCCGGGCTGGCGGCTTTTTCTGAAGAATCTGCTGCGCCTGAAAGGTTTCAACCCCGGCGCAGAACCCGAATGGCGAGCCATCGAATGGCTCGAAAAACTCAAGATTCCAACCACGCCTCTGGTTGCCTGGGGTCGCCGGGGACAAAACCCTCTGACCCGGGAATCATTTGTCATCACCCGCGAGCTGAAAAACACGGAAAGCCTGGAGGACTTCTGCCTTTCCTGGAAAACCAACGCTCCGGACCCGGTTCTCAAACGCCGGCTGCTTTCACGGGTGGCAAAGATCAGCGGCACCCTGCACCGCGCCGACATGAATCATTGCGACCTCTACATCTGTCACTTTCTGCTTGAGCTCGAAAACGGCCAGGTCCGGAACCCCGCCGACCCGATTCTGCATCTGATCGACCTGCACCGTGTCCGCCGACACCACCATCTGCCCCGACGCTGGCGAATCAAGGACCTTGCCGCCCTGTATTTTTCCAGTTTTGAAATCGGTCTGACCCTGCGGGACAAGCTGCGCTTCATCTCGCTTTACAGCCGACAACCCTGGCGCGTGGCCCTGGACCGAGAAGCCGCTCTCTGGCGGCGGGTTGAAAAAAGAGCGCAGAACTTTTACCGCGAATACCAGCGCCGGGGGCCACGATGA
- a CDS encoding glycosyltransferase family 9 protein: MKILLVQTSFLGDTILSTPLIAAIKQLYPKSELWMMTTPLAADLVKRDPLLTGVLPFAKRGSATGLGGLWRQALRLRQQNFDLVFSLHRSARTSLLLAWSRIPHRIGFAGAKLAFFYSETRPRPLDRHDVLRNLALLQDESNATPTLKFSDELRLFAPGKNELPEDLQTALPAPGSYALMAPGSAWETKRWSTGGYRETARHLINKGLKVVLMGNREEVEICHEVAAGLEVINLAGRGNLDAALYLTRHARLMVCNDSMALHLASAFKIPTVVIFCATVPEFGFGPWRNRALIVEKKGLACRPCARHGSRACPRKTRACMDQLAAEEVLAAIDRLCDELQA; this comes from the coding sequence ATGAAAATTCTTCTGGTCCAGACCAGTTTCCTCGGCGACACCATCTTATCAACGCCGCTGATCGCGGCCATAAAACAGCTCTACCCGAAATCAGAGCTCTGGATGATGACCACCCCCCTGGCCGCCGACCTGGTCAAACGTGACCCCTTGCTGACCGGAGTGTTGCCGTTCGCGAAACGAGGTTCGGCCACAGGCCTCGGCGGCCTATGGCGACAAGCCTTACGCCTGCGGCAACAAAATTTCGACCTGGTCTTTTCCCTGCATCGCTCGGCCCGCACCAGCCTGCTTCTGGCCTGGAGCCGGATTCCCCACCGCATCGGCTTTGCCGGCGCCAAGCTGGCCTTTTTCTACTCCGAAACCCGACCCCGACCCCTGGACCGACATGATGTCTTGCGCAACCTCGCCCTACTTCAGGATGAATCGAACGCCACACCGACCCTGAAATTTTCGGACGAGCTCCGCCTCTTCGCTCCGGGAAAAAACGAACTGCCCGAAGATCTGCAGACAGCCTTGCCGGCTCCCGGCAGCTACGCCCTGATGGCCCCGGGCAGCGCCTGGGAAACCAAAAGATGGTCTACCGGCGGCTATCGGGAAACCGCCCGCCACCTGATCAACAAAGGGTTAAAGGTCGTGCTGATGGGAAATCGGGAAGAAGTTGAAATCTGTCATGAGGTCGCCGCCGGTCTTGAGGTAATCAACCTGGCCGGCCGGGGCAATCTCGACGCGGCCCTGTATCTGACCAGGCACGCCCGTCTGATGGTCTGCAATGACAGCATGGCCCTGCACCTGGCTTCAGCGTTCAAGATTCCGACCGTGGTCATCTTCTGCGCCACGGTTCCCGAATTTGGTTTCGGTCCCTGGCGCAACCGGGCTCTGATCGTCGAAAAAAAAGGGCTCGCCTGCAGGCCCTGCGCCCGCCACGGCAGCCGGGCCTGCCCGAGAAAAACTCGGGCTTGTATGGATCAGTTGGCGGCAGAGGAGGTCCTGGCGGCGATCGATCGGCTGTGTGATGAGCTTCAGGCCTGA